The window GGACGTCATTCGCCCCACGGCAGCGCATGTGCGACCCTAATGCAAATCACAAGCGACGGGGGCGATCAGCTACGGTAATAAGCTTTTCAAAGATCAAAATGTCGGAATTCTTCCCGCCATTCGAGAAGATCTCTGGAAAGCAGCCGGCGCGTGAGAACCCATGTTTCTCTACGAAGGAAACAACGTCGGGCGTATCTTCAAATGTCATTGCCAAAACGCAGTGCAGATCAAGGATATTTGCTCGATTTAGAAGAGTACGGGCAAGCGCGCAGCCGACCCCCTTACGACGAGCGGAATGTTGAACATAGATTGACATCTCGGCTGTATGCCTGACGTCTTCCCTGACGCGATACGGCGTGAATGCCGCCCAACCAACCACGGCGCCATTATTTGCGCAAGTATACGCCTCAAGTCCTAAATGGGATTCGGTTATAAATTCGTCCATTTCCTTGACGCTCCAGGGACGCATTCCTTGCGTTGATTCCCTTGCGCGACATGCTGCGTTGTAGATCTCTGTCACGCTTGGGAGGTCACCTGCTCGTAACCGGCGCACTTGGTGCGACATCAGAGGTCCTCCAGTCTCATTTCGCTCTATGGATAGTTATCTGACTGCCGGTCTGCGAGCAACGTGGCAACCTACCAAATTCCCTAGCTTGTGCGGACATATGCGATTGTGGCTTGTTCCGCGTCTTCGCACGTAAACGACTGTTTTGATGCAGAAGACGAGAAAAGCAGCGGCGTGTGGACTCTTGGAGCGCATGGCGCGTTGCAGCGTCCAGCACGCACGCACAGACAAGAACGGACGGCCAAGCGAATGTTCCGACGCGCTACTTTTGCTGATGCCCACGATATCGCAAGGATCTACAATCAAGCGATCAAGCCGGGCATCTTTGCTATAAATCCAATCGCTCCAGACACTCACAACGAAAGGATCATCTGGCTGAAGGAACATCAAGATCCCTATCCAGTGTTCGTCTATGAGAACGAAAATCATAGAGTGATTGGCTGGTGCTCCTTGAGTAGATTTTCTCTGCGCCCCGAATATACAGGCGTCGCCGAGATATCCCGCTACATTGATGAGAGTCATCGAGGGAAAGGACTCGGCGGACTGATGCTTGCACATTTGATTGAAACGGCCGCCAATGTAGGACTGCGACTACTAGTCTCAAACGCATATGAAAGGAATATCGGAAGTATAAAAAGTATTGCTCCTGTCTTTCAGCGCGTCGCAGTGTTACATGAAGTGGCACGGGTGCACGGCGAGTGGCAGAACGTTGCATGGTTCTGGAATAAATTGCGTTGAGCCCTGATCTGCAAAGGGCCTGTGGAAGTTAGAGCCGGTCCCGATTGTCTGAACAAAAATTCCGCGTCGATAAGTGGAGACTCTGCCGGTGTTAGGCCGCCGCGCGGAGCGGAGGAAGATCGAAGTAGGCTTGATCCGGGGTGCGGTCGTCAAGGCTCGAATGTGGGCGACGGCGATTGTAGAAGTCGAAATATCGGCCGATCGAGTTACGAGCCTCGCTGACGCTTTCATAGGCTCGCAGATAGACCTCCTCGTATTTGACGCTCCGCCACAGCCGCTCAACGAACACGTTGTCCCGCCAGGCTCCTTTGCCATCCATGCTGATGGCGATGCCGTGGCTGGCAAGCAGACCGGTGAACGCCGCGCCCGTGAACTGCGAACCCTGGTCGGTGTTGAAGATTTCCGGCCTGCCATGACGAGCGAGAGCATCCTCCAACGTCTCGACGCAGAAGGCCGCCTCCATCGTTATCGACAGCCGCCACGACAAAACACGACGTGTCGCCCAGTCCAGCACCACGGCGAGATAGACGAAGCCGTGCGCCATCGGAATGTACGTGATGTCCATCGCCCAGACCTGGTTCGGCCGTGCAATCTCCAGGCCTCGCAGCAGATACGGATGGATCTTGTGGCCGGGCTCTGGCTTGGTAGTGCGCGGACGGCGATAAAGCGCCTCTATCCCCATCCGCAGCATCAGCGTCTTCACATGCCGGCGGCCGACCTTGCACCCCTGCAAAGCCAGCAGGCCTCGCAACATACGCGAACCGGCGAAGGGATACTCCAGGTGCAGCCGATCGAGACGCTGCATGATCTCGAGGTCCGCTGAAGAGACCTGACGCGGCAGATAGTACACGCTGCCGCGGCTAATCCTCAAAATCTCCGCCTGTTTCGTGATCGACAGATCGTGTTCACGGTCGATCATCGCTTTGCGCTCAGCAATCCCGCCTTGGTGAGCGCTCCTTCTCTCCAGCGTCAGTTCTCCGATCTTGGCGTGGAGCGACTTCACATCGACCGTCGGCGTGGCCGGCGTCCCGCCTCCCGATCCGAAAACGTCGGAAGCGCTGCCTTCAAGTTGCGATTTCCATGCTGTGATCTGATTGTGGTGCACATCGAAATGCTCGGCCAACTGGGCTATCGTCCGATCGCCTTTGACGGCGGCCAGAGCCACCTTCGCCTTGAAGGCCGGTGAGTGGTTCCGGCAGGGTCGTCTGCTCATGGTCTCTCCTGATTCGCGGGGCCTATCGTGCCCGCCGTCAGGCAGAAACTCCACTTAGCGTCCTGTGCAGATTTCCGGGATCGGCTCTGTTTGACGTCAGATTGCGGTGTGGATAGTGCAGCTCAAGCCGGAGTTCCGGAGAGTTTCGACCTGTCAGCGCTATCGAAAAGAGATCGCTGGATTGCACACCAGGGAGCTGAAGCTGCGAAGCGGCTCCGAAGGATTGGCGCGTCGATGGACATGACGATCACCTGGGTGCACAAGACCGCCAACGTTCTTGCGAACTGCCGAAGAGCTAGCACCCGAGGCAAACGAATGAACGCGTGTTGGATTAGATCCAGATGCCAAAGCCGAGCTGCGTTCGACGCGTTCATCGCGAGCTACACGCTGAATAAGAGAAGGCGTCGTCGGTAAACGTTGCCGGGTTGAATGTAGGCGGCCAGCGTGAGGCGGGGCAATGGGTTTGCGTCATGCGATCGTGGTTTGGGCGGTGCGCTCGCAATGAGAAGCGGAATAGCTCAGCGCCCTGCGACGCTCCATTCCACCATGAACCACCCCGGTTCGACCCGCACTAATCGTCGACAGCTATTCATACGACCCCTGCCACAAGGCCGTCGTATCAAGGCGCATGCGCGCTTCCAGTTGCACCACGCACGTAGCCGACCTCAAGAGCGCTCTTATGGAATACCTGGAGAACTACAATCCGCAGGCGCAATCCTCGAAAATAGTCGCTCGCTAGGGAATAAGCATTACGACGAGGACACCAAGCCTCCTCTCGATATCATCTTTGGAGCTCTAATATTATATCGGCTCATTAGGAGATTCGCATTGGTCACGGAATCATACACGGGCAGCTGCATCTGCTCGCGCAGGTGCTGCGTCACTATTGGAAAACCTGCGCACTCAAATAAGATCACCTCGACGTCATGATATCGCCTACACATAAGTGCGATTGCGGCCCGCAGATCTTTGGATACCTGTAGACTCGTGTAGTTGTTTTCGGGTCCCGACATGACTTTCCATGTCTCGGAATGCTCGATGCCACCGATTGCTATTCGGTCGTATGACTCAACACCGGCGCATTTTAGCAGATCGAACGTCAATGCTCTTGAGTCGAATGTCAATATGCCGACACGTCCCTTCACGGTCGCCATGAGATAGGGCAGGAGCAGCAAGCAGGAGGTCGAAACTGGCACTGGTACGGCCTGCATCAACGCATTCTGGTACTTGATCGTGAAACCGCAATTGCTCGTGATCGCGACTGCTCCATCACCCACCAGCTCTTTTGCTGCCCCTATGAACGCCTCTTTTAATTTGTCGTCCTCACCACCATAAACCACGTTCCTGGTCCAAGCACCTGGAACTTGGCGATAAACTGTGGGAAATGGAAAAGTATTAGGATTGCTGAGCGATCCGGCCATCGTCTGTGGCGTATTCTGTAGCTGCAGTATACCAAGTGCGCCGCTGGTATGGGTCATTTAAATCCGGCTCCCGCAAAAATCACAACTCATTGTAGCTCCGGCCTGCGACCAAGATCGCAGCGCCACACCAGTTCTGGCGCGTCATCCGCCGGCTGGCGATCTTGCTCTAAATTCTCTCCCGGCGCCGATGAGACGTTCATTTCGTTCCGAGGGACCGTAAGGTTGTTCGCGGACAGCTATCCATATCGGAGTCCAATCGGTCGATACTGTCCAGTACCTAGTCAACGAATCTAGGAGCATGCGGATAATCGAACACATTCGCATACCGATGCGTTATTTCGTCGTCTATTTCTATGTCGTCTATCGCCACAATGCTCGCCCACACTCCAGACGCTGTATCGGCCCATAGTATTTGTGCATTCGGCCTGGATGAGTGATTTACTATCGAGATGAATCCGAAAACAACGTAGCCTGCCAGCGGGTCACATTTGATATCTCGATCAGGCCGGACGAAGTAGTACTCGAACAGGCCTGTACGATCTAGGAGCTGGGCTTGAGCATGATCAAATCCCCACGTTGGAGCTCGCTCAATTACATCTCCGATCTTGAACGGAATATTTGCAAATACACCGCGGCCCTTTTGTGGTGCAGTTTTGACATACACAGTGCTGCTGCGGTCAAAGACGCTTTCCGCCATCATGTCTTTCTTCTCAGTGCCGGGCATTGAGCCGCCTCTATTG of the Bradyrhizobium sp. WSM1417 genome contains:
- a CDS encoding GNAT family N-acetyltransferase, which gives rise to MFRRATFADAHDIARIYNQAIKPGIFAINPIAPDTHNERIIWLKEHQDPYPVFVYENENHRVIGWCSLSRFSLRPEYTGVAEISRYIDESHRGKGLGGLMLAHLIETAANVGLRLLVSNAYERNIGSIKSIAPVFQRVAVLHEVARVHGEWQNVAWFWNKLR
- a CDS encoding GNAT family N-acetyltransferase, yielding MSHQVRRLRAGDLPSVTEIYNAACRARESTQGMRPWSVKEMDEFITESHLGLEAYTCANNGAVVGWAAFTPYRVREDVRHTAEMSIYVQHSARRKGVGCALARTLLNRANILDLHCVLAMTFEDTPDVVSFVEKHGFSRAGCFPEIFSNGGKNSDILIFEKLITVADRPRRL
- a CDS encoding SET domain-containing protein-lysine N-methyltransferase — protein: MPGTEKKDMMAESVFDRSSTVYVKTAPQKGRGVFANIPFKIGDVIERAPTWGFDHAQAQLLDRTGLFEYYFVRPDRDIKCDPLAGYVVFGFISIVNHSSRPNAQILWADTASGVWASIVAIDDIEIDDEITHRYANVFDYPHAPRFVD
- a CDS encoding IS3 family transposase → MSRRPCRNHSPAFKAKVALAAVKGDRTIAQLAEHFDVHHNQITAWKSQLEGSASDVFGSGGGTPATPTVDVKSLHAKIGELTLERRSAHQGGIAERKAMIDREHDLSITKQAEILRISRGSVYYLPRQVSSADLEIMQRLDRLHLEYPFAGSRMLRGLLALQGCKVGRRHVKTLMLRMGIEALYRRPRTTKPEPGHKIHPYLLRGLEIARPNQVWAMDITYIPMAHGFVYLAVVLDWATRRVLSWRLSITMEAAFCVETLEDALARHGRPEIFNTDQGSQFTGAAFTGLLASHGIAISMDGKGAWRDNVFVERLWRSVKYEEVYLRAYESVSEARNSIGRYFDFYNRRRPHSSLDDRTPDQAYFDLPPLRAAA